Genomic DNA from Lentisphaerota bacterium:
GGTCCACCTGCAAGTGGGAGGCTAGGGCGTTCACAAGCAGGCGGGAGGCCGACCGGTGTATTTCCAGACGAATACAGGCGGTTTCACGCCGGTCCTCAAGCAGTTCCTGCATACCCGCCAGGAGGTCGGGGGAGAGGTCCTCGCGCAGTTCGATATCGGCATTGCGCGTCATGCGGAAGGGCACGCACTCGAGAACCTGTTCGCCCCCGAAGAACCGCCCAATCTGCTGGGCGACGAGCTGCTCGACCGGCACGAAGACCGCGCCGGTCGGGTGGGGGGCGCGCAGGAACCGCGGCACGAGCGGCCCCAGCGGGACCAGCGCAAAGCGGTGTGCCCCCCCCTCTTGCGTCGGCGCGAGGCGCACCGCGCAATGCAGCAGCAGCCCTGCCGGTCGATAGGGGCGTTCGCCCGCCAGCGCCACCGGGGAGAGCAGCGGAAAAATGTGTTCGTCGAAATCACGAGCCACCCACGCCTGTTGTTCGGCGGACAGGCCGGCGAGGCTTTCCGGAAGATGGAAGCCCTTAACAGCCAACTCAAAAACCAGTGTCCGGTAAAGCGTATATTGTTCGGCAACCATCTGCCTGACCCGCCGCGTCACCTGCTCCAATTGCTGGCGCGGGGTCAGGCCGGTTAAGTCACGTCGCCGGATCTGTCCGGCCACCAGCAACTTCAGGCCGCCCACGCGGACCATGAAAAACTCATCGAGGTTCGATGCAGTGATGGCCAGAAACTTGAGCCGCTCCAGCAGCGGCAGATGCGTGTCGCACCCGGCATCCAACACGCGCTGGTTGAAGGCCAACCAACTGGTTTCGCGGTTAAAAAATCGGGGCGATAGAATCGATTTTTTCATAACCACGTCCCGTTTCAGCGCGGGGAGCGCACATAGCAGCGTCGTCCGTAAATCAGTTCGAACAGGTCGCCCTTCTCGCCGAGCGCCACCTGTTCGGCGCTGGAGGCAACCCGCCGGTCCGGAATGCAAATCAAGGCGTCGGACTCGATCTCAAAACGCAGGCGCCCCAGGCTCTGGTCGTGGACGCGGTCGAGCGCGTCGGCCACGCGCAGAATCGCGGCGAGTTTGCTGACGATCAGCCGGCTCTCATGCGGCAGCCCCGCATATTCGATATGGCTCAACTGCGGCATCGTCTTGCGGTGATACCGCGCGACCACGGCGATCAGGTTGGTCTCCGCTAGGGAAAGCCCGATGAATTCGGTGTTGCGGATGAGATAGAGCGAGTGCTTATGGTGGCCGCGGGCATTGACAAAAACGCCGATGTCATGCAGGATCGCCGCCACCTCCAGCAGCAGGCGGTGCCGTTCGGTGCAGTCGTGTTCGGACCTCAGCAGGTCGAACAACGCGAGCGCGATGTCCGTGACCTGGGCGGCGTGGCGGGCATCGTACAAGTACTTCTCACCGGTCTCGCGAGCGATCCGCACGACATGCCGCATCAGCGTCGTGGTCCATGCGGGATCGTCCACCGCTTCGACCAGCAGGCCGTCGCTAAACGAAAGGTGGCTCACAAAGACCTCTTTGAGCGAGAGCGTCTGAGCCATCGACAGGGCCATGCAGAGCGTCGGGCCGAGAATCTCGGCGTCGGGATAAGAAATCTGCCAGGAGCGGGTCAATTCCTCCACCGAGCTGTTCTTCACGTGGAGCGCCAGCCGTCCAAGTTCTGCCACGGAAAGTGTGGTCACCGCAGAGGCTGCGGCAGGCCCCGTCGCCGGCTTCGACCGGAGTTGAGCGGCGGCGAAACGAAGCTCCCGGCCCATCAGCAAGAGCCGGACAGGCTCGTCCTTGGCGATATTCTGTCGCAAATGGAGGGCCATCTCACGTGTCCAGCCTTCGACCATGTCGTCCAGTTGCAGAGGGGCTAACCCGGATGTCTCCATCTGCTGGCGGATACGCAGAGACCCCACGTTGTAGGTTTGAGAGAACAGAATGTCGCCATCCCTGCGGTAGAGCAGCCCGGAGGTGAGGCCGCCGATCTCCATCACCGCCACGCCACCCTTCTCCCACACGGCCTTCCTATCGGGAATGGCTCGGAACGCCAGATGGTAATAATAGCCGACCTGCCCCGGGTCGAGCATGCGGAACGGGATACGCGAGGCGATGGAGAGCCGGTCAAGAAACGCGTCGCTGTTTTCCGCCAGTCGGACGGCGGCTGAGGCCACAGCCTTGACTGACTCCGGCGGGATGGCGAATTCCGACAGCAGCTTGCTGAAGCTGCGTAGAATCAGCACGCATTGTTCGATCGTCGCATTGTCGATCCGGCGGGACTTCACCAAGTTGCGTCCGAGGGCAACGGACTGTTCAGCCCGTTCCAACACGCAGATGCCCTGCCCGGCGCGTTTTTCGGCAATGGTCAGCCGGAGAAAGGTCGCCCCGATATCAACCACCGCGACGGGTTTTGACACCGTCCGGACCTTGTTCTTCGTTTTCATGGCCCCTTACCGTAGCGGGCTTTTGTTTGATTTGTGTGAGCGCAACCACCTGCGCCGAGAGTATAACAATGAACCGTGTTGGATTTCCATCTTGAATTTCGCTGAATCAGCAAAAAGGCGCATCCCAGCAAAGCGCGTAGTGTTCGACAATCTCGGAGACGTTTTCCATTCGATCCAGGCCGCAGCATGCGCACCGGTGCTTGATCAGAAAGATCTTGTCATAGCGATGCCAATCATGTGAAGAGAATGAGAAATGCATGTATTCTCCGTTGGCTCCGCTCGCGTGAACAAGACGGATGGAGCAGTTGACGAACCGGCGAAGGAGATTCTGCATGCGCATCGGGCTGGTTGTGATTTGCAAAAACCGAGAAAAGCCGCTCGAACAAATTACTAACCGGAGCGACACGGATCTATCACAAAAACTTGGCATGATGATCACGTGACGAACAATAGGAGAAAAAGCATGTTGTCTGGAAAAATCGTACGGATCAGGTGGGTCAAGTATTACCCTTCCGCGCACAATCACGTGGCCGTCGGCGACTTGATTCATGAGACCCCGCATTATCTGACTGTGCTCTGCAAGGTCTATCATTTTGGGCGTGGCGTGGGGACCAAGACGGCGTTTCTTGTGCCAAACTGCAATGTCGGTGGAATCGTGGAAGGGGACAAGGCCGTCCGTTCTATACCGTGGTCCCAGATTGAAGTCATTAACGAGCTGCCTGCATCAACCGATTGGGACGTGAGGGCCCGGGTCTATGAGTCCGGCTTGTGCGTGTTGGATAATGCGCACCAGACCGTCATCACGCGAGCCATGAATGCGCGGCCCGGGTGAACAAAAAACACCGCTGTATAATCCCGGCTTCCGACGCTTTCATGACTGACCCCCTTCGCTCGGTCTCCATGCGCGTTGGAAGTAGTCTATTCGGAGCACGCCATGTCATCGAAATGCCGGTTGAGAAAATGCCAGAGCAACACCGCCACGTGCCGATGCCGTCGCTGCAATCACCTGATGCACGACTGGAAGGTGTCGCAGGTGGTTGAATTGCGCTCAGAGCTGCAGTGTATCACCAGCCGGGGGAAAATGCGCTACGAGCATTATGTGCTGCACAAGGAGCGCTGCGCGGTCTGCGGCGCCGAGCGGGAGCGCACCATGCGTAACTTAGTCGACCGGTGACAGGTTAGACGGCGCGCGATTCGTCTCGATCTCAACGGATCGAGATCCCCGCAGCAACAGGCTCAGCACCGCTCGCGCCAGCACGACAGCGGTGAAGAGGATGCAGGCCGTGCCGATGATGGTCGGATTGGCAGGCAGATCGGCGCGGTAAGCGGTTAGGAGCCCCGCCCACGTCGTTGCGATCGCCAGCGCCATGGCGGCTGCGAGTGCGGCCCAGAGCCGCCGCGTCAGCAGCAGCGCCGTCGCGGCAGGCAGGAGCAGATGGCAGAAGGTGAGCAGTGCGCCGCCGCTCTTGGACGCTCCCGAGACCACCAGCCCTAGCAGGAAGAAGAACACCCCCTCCCAGAGCCAGCATCGTATTCCCATGACCGTCGCCGCCTCGCGATCCAGAAACGCATACACCATCGGCCGCAGGAACAGGAGCAGCGCCGCAAGCGCGGGGAGCCCGGTCAGCAGCAGCGTCCAGCGGTCTCGCGGGCCGCAGATGATCACGTCTCCGTAGAGCATCGCCTTGATCTCCTCCAGCCCGACCCCGCTCTGCGCCACCAGCAGGACGCTGGCGCTGGAGGCGAGCAGAAAGACCGCGCCGAGCGTCACATCTTTGGGCAGGCGCTGGCGCCGGTCGGGAATCGTCAGCAGCAGCACCGCAACCGCTGTCACCAGCGCCGAACAGGCCAGCGGCGGGAGCCTGCAGAGCAGCGCCAGCGCCAGCCCGCACGTGGCCGCCTCGGAGAGGGCGATGCTGATGAAGACGATCCGCCTGAGCACGACGAACACGCCGAACGCGCCGCACACAGCGGCCATCACCGTGCCGCACACGAGTGCCTCGGGGAAGATCCGCACGAGCGCGCCCGCGTCTTGAACCATGCTCATGGGTTCTCCTCCCTGACGGTCTGCAGCCGTACGCGGCGGTTCTCGACGCGGCAGTGCGTGTGCGCCAGAGCCGTGCAGTGTTCGAGGCGGTGGTGGACCCAGAGCACCGTCTTTCCCTCACCCTCGTGCAGCGTCCGGATCAGGGCCAGCATCTCGGTCTCCGAAGCTTCGTCAAGCCCTGCGGTGGGCTCGTCAAGCACCAGCACGTCGGCCAGCGACACCACGGCGCGCGCCAGCAACGTTTTCTGCCGGAGGCCGCCCGAGAGCTCGCCAAAGTGCTTGTGCCGGTGCGGGACCAGCCCGAACCGCTCCAGCGCCTGCGCCACGCGCGCGCGCTGGTTGAGGTCGGGCCGGCCCCACGGCCCCAGTTCCGGGTAGAGCCCCATGCGCACGAGGTCAGTCACCGACAGCGGATAGATCGGGTCGAGCTGTTTCTGCTGCGGCACGTAGGCCGGGGGGCGCGCGCCAAAATCGCACACCAACCGGCCTCCTTGGTGCGGGATGAGCCCGAGGCAGGCCTTGAGCAACGTGGTCTTGCCTGAGCCGTTGGGCCCCACGAACGGAAGGAGGGTGCCGCGGGGCACCGTCAAATCGATGCAGTCGAGCACGATGTCCAGGCCGTAGGCCACCGTTACCCCGCGGCATTGGATCACCGGGCGCTCGCTCATAGGCTCCGGCTCAGGTTGGTGATCACGGTGTCGAGCATGTCGAGGTAGGTGGAGGCCTCCGGAGAACCGCCGGTCATCATCGGCAGTGATACGACCACCGCTTCTGTCCGCGCCGCAACGAACTCGGCGGCCTTGCGCGTGAAGAACGGCTCCTGCAGAATGACCCGGGCCTGGCGTGCCCGGGCGGCCTCGACGACGGTTGCCAGATGCTTAGCCGTCGGAGGTATCCCGGGTTTTGGCTCCAGTTGGAGGTCGCTCAGCAGGCCGAAGCGGGCCGCCAGATACGGCCAACTGCGGTGATAGGTCACCACCGTTTTGCCGCGGTGCGGACGCAACGCGGCATACCAGCCCCCCGCCTGAGCCTCTAGACCCCGCGCCGCCAGAAGCGGCTCCAGCCGGTTCTCCGCCACGGCTTTCCAGAGGGCTTCGCCGCCGATCTCGCCGACCCACGCCGCCCCGAACATCCGCGTGTCCAGCGCGTCTGAGAAGGTCTTCAGGTTTTTCGCGAAGGCGGTCTGGTGCGCGGGGTAGAGGGTGCTCAGCCGTTCGGCGATGGTTGCCGCGACAAGCCGTCCGTTGAGCGGATCGAGCCAGTAGTGGGGGTTGCCCGATGGGTGGACATCGCCCATGTCGCGCGTTACGCGCGTGGTCGGGACCTCCAGCCGGATGACGTGCGCCGCCGCATCGATGTGTCCGGGCGCGCCCTCGGCGATCCGGGGGTTGCGGGCGTCACGGAGGATCACCGGCTCCCAGCCGATCTCAAGTTCCATCCCCACGCGGATCCAGACATCCGCGTCCCGCGCCCGCACGATGAAGCTGGGACGGGCGGTCAGCGTGTGCGGATCTTCGCGCCCGGTCGTGATGCACGACACCTCGGCCAACGTGCCCGCAACGGCGCGGGCGATGTCCGCCAGATCCGTGGTTGTCGCTACGATGCGGATCTCAGCAGCTTGTGCGCCCAGCGCGCCCAGCGCTGCAAACAGGGTCAAACAGAGCGTGTTCATGGGAATCTCCCGGTTAGAAATCGTGAGCGGCGTGTTTGCCGAACGTGACCTGCCACTGCAGGGCGATTTCCCATGCGCGCTCCCGGCCTTCCTCAAGGGCATACCAGCCATGGCCTCCTTGCAGGCGGAGCAGGGAGAACTCCGAGAGCTTCCAGACGAGCATGGCCGCGAGGCGGCGGCTGTCGTCAAAACGCTCGCGCCCGTGCTCCGGGGTGGTGCTGGTGTTGGTCAGCCCCACCTGATCCCAGCGGAGGCCGGCGCGCCAGCGCGGGCGGAACCCATACAGGGTCTGGAGATAGTAGCCGTCCTGCTCATGTGTCCACGGCTCGCCGGCGATGCTGTCCACCCCGGTCAGATCCTGATTGCGAAAGAAGTACTCGCCCTGAACGGTGAAATCGCCAGCGCCGTGCGTCCGTTTGGCGTCGTATTTGTAGACAAAATCACATCCGTAGACGAACGTCCGGCCATCGGCGCCTTCGTCCTCGTCCTCGTGCCATACCTGATGCCTGCCGGATAGGGCCGAGAGTCCAAACTGTAGCGCGTTCCGGTCGCCGAGATCCGGGCCATATTTGACAAAGCCGGTCCACAGCCTCGGCGCGTCGTGCTGCGGCAGCGGGTCTTCGCCGATCACGTTGAACAGGTTCTCATTCGCGCCGTTGA
This window encodes:
- a CDS encoding metal ABC transporter permease, which gives rise to MSMVQDAGALVRIFPEALVCGTVMAAVCGAFGVFVVLRRIVFISIALSEAATCGLALALLCRLPPLACSALVTAVAVLLLTIPDRRQRLPKDVTLGAVFLLASSASVLLVAQSGVGLEEIKAMLYGDVIICGPRDRWTLLLTGLPALAALLLFLRPMVYAFLDREAATVMGIRCWLWEGVFFFLLGLVVSGASKSGGALLTFCHLLLPAATALLLTRRLWAALAAAMALAIATTWAGLLTAYRADLPANPTIIGTACILFTAVVLARAVLSLLLRGSRSVEIETNRAPSNLSPVD
- a CDS encoding HD domain-containing protein; amino-acid sequence: MKTKNKVRTVSKPVAVVDIGATFLRLTIAEKRAGQGICVLERAEQSVALGRNLVKSRRIDNATIEQCVLILRSFSKLLSEFAIPPESVKAVASAAVRLAENSDAFLDRLSIASRIPFRMLDPGQVGYYYHLAFRAIPDRKAVWEKGGVAVMEIGGLTSGLLYRRDGDILFSQTYNVGSLRIRQQMETSGLAPLQLDDMVEGWTREMALHLRQNIAKDEPVRLLLMGRELRFAAAQLRSKPATGPAAASAVTTLSVAELGRLALHVKNSSVEELTRSWQISYPDAEILGPTLCMALSMAQTLSLKEVFVSHLSFSDGLLVEAVDDPAWTTTLMRHVVRIARETGEKYLYDARHAAQVTDIALALFDLLRSEHDCTERHRLLLEVAAILHDIGVFVNARGHHKHSLYLIRNTEFIGLSLAETNLIAVVARYHRKTMPQLSHIEYAGLPHESRLIVSKLAAILRVADALDRVHDQSLGRLRFEIESDALICIPDRRVASSAEQVALGEKGDLFELIYGRRCYVRSPR
- a CDS encoding zinc ABC transporter substrate-binding protein, which produces MAGMPLRKAGSAHGKSPCSGRSRSANTPLTISNREIPMNTLCLTLFAALGALGAQAAEIRIVATTTDLADIARAVAGTLAEVSCITTGREDPHTLTARPSFIVRARDADVWIRVGMELEIGWEPVILRDARNPRIAEGAPGHIDAAAHVIRLEVPTTRVTRDMGDVHPSGNPHYWLDPLNGRLVAATIAERLSTLYPAHQTAFAKNLKTFSDALDTRMFGAAWVGEIGGEALWKAVAENRLEPLLAARGLEAQAGGWYAALRPHRGKTVVTYHRSWPYLAARFGLLSDLQLEPKPGIPPTAKHLATVVEAARARQARVILQEPFFTRKAAEFVAARTEAVVVSLPMMTGGSPEASTYLDMLDTVITNLSRSL
- a CDS encoding ATP-binding cassette domain-containing protein, which codes for MSERPVIQCRGVTVAYGLDIVLDCIDLTVPRGTLLPFVGPNGSGKTTLLKACLGLIPHQGGRLVCDFGARPPAYVPQQKQLDPIYPLSVTDLVRMGLYPELGPWGRPDLNQRARVAQALERFGLVPHRHKHFGELSGGLRQKTLLARAVVSLADVLVLDEPTAGLDEASETEMLALIRTLHEGEGKTVLWVHHRLEHCTALAHTHCRVENRRVRLQTVREENP